In Iodobacter fluviatilis, one DNA window encodes the following:
- a CDS encoding META domain-containing protein — protein MRKLLLSSVVALSACASVMPSSPASPSAAARFDGEWNIVKVNNKAVSNNSKATLAFDAKTMRITGFDGCNRVMGSLKDENQQLKGMLASTMMACMGDENSAISHAVGQAFANGAEVRELEAGKLIELKSKDSSLTLGRKQ, from the coding sequence ATGCGTAAATTATTGCTTAGCTCTGTTGTTGCCCTATCAGCCTGTGCCAGCGTAATGCCATCTTCCCCTGCATCCCCAAGTGCGGCTGCCCGCTTTGATGGCGAGTGGAATATCGTCAAAGTGAACAATAAAGCCGTCAGCAACAATAGCAAGGCCACGCTGGCTTTTGACGCAAAGACCATGCGCATTACGGGCTTTGATGGCTGCAACCGTGTAATGGGTAGCCTAAAAGACGAAAATCAACAACTCAAAGGCATGCTGGCTTCCACCATGATGGCCTGCATGGGCGACGAGAACAGCGCCATCAGCCACGCAGTGGGCCAAGCCTTTGCCAATGGTGCAGAAGTGAGAGAACTGGAAGCCGGTAAGCTGATCGAGCTAAAAAGCAAAGACAGCTCGCTGACTTTGGGCAGAAAGCAATAA
- the bioF gene encoding 8-amino-7-oxononanoate synthase, which produces MPFAQFSDKLAERQQAGLLRSRRQIDSPQGAHIQIGGRQLINFCSNDYLGLANHPSVVQAAQQGAADWGVGSGAAHLLAGHFAPHQALEDRLAAFVSMPAALGFSTGYMANLAVITALVGRGDAVFADKLNHASLNDAVALSRADFKRYPHQDMAALERLLAASTAPRKLIVADAVFSMDGDIAPVAALLALAERYDAWLFLDDAHGFGVLGDGRGTLAEFGISSPRIIYMATLGKAAGVSGAFVAGEQVMCDWLLNTAHSYVYTTAMPPLLSCAMQASLDLIETESWRRQRLAKHIAAFRAGLQDGCELLDSNTAIQLILLPDNDNTIRIARALFERGIWVGAIRPPTVPTPRLRITLSAAHSDEDIAALIEELKALLVADI; this is translated from the coding sequence ATGCCATTTGCCCAATTTTCCGACAAACTGGCCGAGCGCCAGCAAGCGGGTTTGCTGCGCAGCCGGCGTCAGATTGATAGCCCGCAGGGCGCGCATATTCAGATCGGTGGGCGGCAGCTGATTAATTTTTGCAGCAATGATTATCTGGGTCTCGCCAATCACCCCAGCGTGGTGCAAGCCGCGCAGCAAGGTGCGGCAGACTGGGGTGTGGGCAGCGGCGCGGCGCATTTGCTGGCCGGGCATTTTGCCCCGCATCAGGCGTTGGAAGATCGCCTAGCGGCTTTTGTCAGTATGCCCGCTGCGCTGGGGTTTTCTACCGGCTATATGGCCAATCTAGCGGTGATTACTGCGCTGGTGGGGCGCGGTGATGCCGTGTTTGCCGATAAGCTGAATCATGCTTCTTTGAATGACGCCGTGGCCCTGTCGCGGGCCGATTTCAAGCGCTATCCGCATCAGGATATGGCCGCGCTGGAGCGCCTCTTGGCCGCCAGTACCGCGCCACGTAAGCTGATTGTGGCCGATGCGGTATTCAGTATGGATGGCGATATTGCCCCGGTGGCGGCGCTCTTAGCTTTGGCGGAGCGCTACGATGCCTGGCTGTTTTTAGACGATGCACATGGCTTTGGTGTGTTAGGCGATGGGCGCGGCACGCTGGCCGAGTTTGGTATTTCTTCACCCCGCATTATCTATATGGCCACCCTAGGCAAGGCCGCTGGCGTGTCGGGGGCTTTTGTAGCGGGGGAGCAGGTGATGTGCGATTGGCTGCTGAACACCGCTCATAGCTATGTCTACACCACCGCCATGCCGCCCCTTTTATCCTGTGCCATGCAGGCCAGCCTAGATTTAATTGAGACAGAATCCTGGCGGCGGCAGCGCCTGGCCAAGCATATTGCGGCCTTTAGAGCGGGCTTACAGGATGGTTGTGAGCTGCTTGATTCCAATACGGCGATTCAGCTGATTTTGCTGCCCGATAATGACAACACCATCCGCATCGCCAGAGCGCTGTTTGAGCGCGGCATCTGGGTAGGCGCAATCCGCCCGCCCACCGTGCCCACGCCACGCTTACGCATCACCCTATCGGCGGCGCATTCTGATGAGGATATTGCGGCTTTGATTGAGGAGCTAAAAGCGTTGCTGGTGGCTGATATATAG
- a CDS encoding HD domain-containing phosphohydrolase has translation MGKGPHSLARGHSWPIKLSIATVVVLCMLVLAVGVIGIGWSGARSTLLDTAARTARDAGQLITEKSRRMLEPAQATLRMLVADPIASATHLEDRLLRLGTLSDVLTANELMSSVFVGYSDGSFMLVRPLDREEIRKKFNAPPMSNFMVQSVQSQPNGQFKREFLFFNASRTLLERRNEPDYRFDPRTRPWYKASELTAAPQLSEPYIFFSSRQIGVTLSQASQNGKAIFGIDVVLDDLANSLEGLKISPNTQLALVNEKGRVLAYPDMQKVLIKGGDKFEFSTVDGLAVPSLSKLNALGLDKGKVAAFEVNGQEWLGASLPFDVWQSDGMRLLVAAPSDDLLGGLRGKLLHLIVVVAVLALLLMPLGWWAGAKIGKSMDKLTAQAQRMSRFDFSQSQLKNTMVQEVNDLSGVMHDMGQTIETFLQISQDMATEPKVEHMLNNVLDQMVMATRCLAGVVYLLNHTSHKMERAAAHGDLCGHEEKCFMYTDQQQAIPETHQVAEGVVEMQIELRGRSGMLEGLLILQYQDDDSHADRAFTGFVHKLSGMLAVSIETRQLIDAQKKLLDAVIRLMADAIDAKSPYTGGHCERVPELAGMLVDQMGREESGPYAGFKMSEDQRYEFHLGAWLHDCGKVISPEHIIDKATKLETIYNRIHEIRMRFEVMWRDAELDHWRAVAFGGDEEASFAMLKQHQQVLQDDFSFVARCNVGGEFMADEDIQRLQQIGRKTWLRYFDKQLGLSADENRRLGDYVPEKLPIAELLLADRSDHVVPWGERKPAVEKGDPNNHHGFDMELPKHAQNMGELYNLSIRRGTLTEEDRFKINDHIVQTLIMLRGLPWPARLAKVPDIAATHHEKLDGKGYPRRLSADQLSTADRVMALADVFEALTAADRPYKSPKTLTESLKIMASMAKDQHIDAELFRYFLHSKLWLVFAGKFMRKEQIDDVDIAAIEKLLPIKEEQVPPRSKPAELKN, from the coding sequence ATGGGCAAGGGGCCGCATTCTTTAGCGCGGGGGCATAGCTGGCCCATTAAGCTTTCAATCGCTACGGTGGTGGTGCTCTGCATGCTGGTGCTGGCAGTCGGGGTGATTGGCATTGGCTGGAGTGGCGCACGCAGCACCTTGCTTGATACTGCCGCCAGAACGGCAAGAGATGCCGGCCAGCTGATTACAGAAAAATCCCGCCGTATGCTGGAGCCGGCACAAGCCACATTACGCATGCTGGTGGCCGATCCCATTGCAAGTGCAACTCATTTAGAAGACCGGCTGCTCAGGCTGGGCACGCTGTCTGATGTGCTGACGGCCAATGAGCTGATGTCGTCTGTTTTTGTGGGCTATAGCGATGGCTCATTTATGCTGGTTCGTCCGCTGGACAGGGAGGAGATTCGCAAAAAGTTTAATGCGCCGCCCATGTCGAATTTTATGGTGCAATCGGTGCAAAGCCAGCCCAATGGCCAGTTTAAACGCGAGTTTTTATTTTTTAATGCAAGCCGCACCTTGCTAGAGCGCCGCAACGAGCCAGATTACCGTTTTGATCCCCGCACACGTCCCTGGTATAAAGCTTCTGAGCTAACAGCAGCACCGCAGCTTTCTGAACCGTATATTTTCTTTTCTTCCCGGCAAATAGGCGTAACACTCAGCCAGGCCAGCCAAAATGGTAAGGCGATCTTTGGTATTGATGTGGTGCTGGATGATTTGGCCAATAGTCTGGAAGGGCTGAAAATATCGCCTAATACCCAGCTGGCCTTGGTGAATGAAAAAGGCAGAGTGCTGGCTTACCCCGATATGCAAAAAGTATTGATTAAAGGCGGGGATAAATTTGAATTTAGCACGGTGGATGGTCTTGCTGTACCCAGCCTGAGCAAGCTCAATGCGCTGGGTTTGGATAAGGGCAAGGTGGCGGCTTTTGAAGTAAACGGGCAGGAATGGCTGGGGGCTTCTTTGCCCTTTGATGTGTGGCAATCGGATGGAATGCGCTTACTGGTGGCCGCGCCCAGCGATGATTTACTGGGCGGGCTGCGCGGCAAACTGCTACATCTGATCGTGGTGGTGGCGGTTCTGGCTTTGCTTTTAATGCCGCTGGGCTGGTGGGCCGGGGCAAAAATTGGCAAAAGTATGGATAAGTTAACGGCTCAGGCACAGCGCATGAGCCGTTTTGATTTCAGCCAAAGCCAGCTTAAAAATACCATGGTGCAGGAGGTGAATGATCTGTCTGGCGTGATGCACGATATGGGCCAGACCATCGAGACTTTTTTACAAATCAGCCAAGATATGGCCACCGAGCCCAAAGTAGAGCACATGCTGAATAATGTGCTGGATCAGATGGTGATGGCCACACGCTGCTTGGCAGGCGTGGTTTATTTACTGAATCACACCAGCCATAAAATGGAGCGGGCCGCAGCACATGGTGATTTGTGCGGGCATGAAGAAAAGTGTTTTATGTATACCGATCAGCAGCAGGCGATTCCTGAAACACATCAGGTGGCTGAGGGCGTGGTTGAAATGCAGATTGAGCTGCGCGGCCGCAGTGGCATGCTGGAAGGGCTGCTGATTTTGCAGTATCAGGATGATGACAGCCATGCTGATCGTGCATTTACCGGGTTTGTGCATAAGCTGTCTGGCATGCTGGCCGTATCGATAGAAACACGTCAGCTGATTGATGCACAAAAAAAACTGCTGGATGCAGTGATCAGGCTGATGGCTGATGCGATTGACGCCAAAAGCCCTTATACCGGAGGCCATTGCGAGCGCGTGCCAGAGCTGGCCGGCATGCTGGTCGATCAAATGGGGCGGGAAGAAAGCGGCCCCTATGCCGGTTTTAAAATGAGTGAAGATCAGCGCTACGAGTTTCACCTCGGCGCGTGGCTGCATGATTGTGGCAAGGTGATCAGCCCCGAGCACATTATTGATAAAGCCACCAAACTAGAAACCATTTACAACCGCATCCACGAGATACGTATGCGTTTTGAGGTGATGTGGCGCGATGCCGAGCTGGATCATTGGCGGGCAGTGGCTTTTGGCGGGGATGAAGAGGCTTCTTTTGCCATGCTGAAACAGCACCAGCAAGTCTTACAGGATGATTTTTCTTTTGTGGCCCGTTGTAATGTGGGCGGCGAATTTATGGCCGATGAGGATATACAGCGGCTTCAGCAAATAGGCCGGAAAACATGGCTGCGTTATTTTGATAAGCAGTTGGGCTTGTCTGCAGACGAAAACCGCAGGCTGGGTGACTATGTGCCCGAAAAATTGCCGATCGCAGAGCTGCTGCTGGCGGATCGCAGCGACCATGTCGTGCCATGGGGAGAGCGTAAGCCTGCAGTAGAAAAAGGCGACCCGAATAATCACCATGGCTTTGATATGGAGTTGCCAAAGCACGCGCAAAATATGGGCGAGCTGTACAACCTATCTATCCGGCGTGGCACACTGACCGAAGAAGACCGCTTTAAAATCAACGATCATATTGTGCAGACACTGATTATGCTGCGCGGGCTGCCATGGCCCGCTAGGCTGGCAAAAGTGCCGGATATTGCCGCTACTCACCATGAAAAACTCGATGGCAAGGGCTATCCGCGGCGCTTATCGGCCGATCAGCTCAGCACGGCAGACAGGGTGATGGCGCTGGCCGATGTGTTTGAAGCGCTTACTGCCGCAGACCGCCCGTATAAATCCCCGAAAACACTGACTGAATCGCTGAAAATTATGGCGTCTATGGCCAAAGATCAGCATATCGATGCTGAGCTGTTCCGGTATTTCTTACACAGCAAATTATGGCTGGTCTTTGCCGGGAAATTTATGCGTAAAGAACAGATTGATGACGTGGATATTGCAGCAATCGAAAAATTACTACCTATAAAGGAAGAGCAGGTTCCGCCCCGAAGTAAACCGGCAGAACTTAAAAATTAA
- the bioH gene encoding pimeloyl-ACP methyl ester esterase BioH, protein MTSNFLHIESTGRGPDVVLLHGWAMNSTVWRGVAEALSDDFCLHLVDLPGHGKSSSSQPLSLAHMVAELDAAFPRPVQVVGWSLGGAVASSWAMAAPDKIRSLSLIASTPCFMQREDWQHAMAPATMSQFAASLAADWQGTLKRFISLQVQGGAEARALAKTLSQELFLHGEPSLAALQEGLAILRDTDLRQQINQLTCPVLLQFGNRDTLTPPGAGAWLAEALPHAELIVHSGAAHVPFASHPDDFIAAQRRFLLAGM, encoded by the coding sequence ATGACAAGCAATTTTTTACATATCGAATCAACCGGCCGTGGGCCTGATGTGGTGCTGCTGCATGGCTGGGCGATGAATAGCACGGTTTGGCGCGGTGTGGCTGAGGCGCTGAGCGATGATTTTTGCCTGCATCTGGTTGATTTACCCGGCCATGGCAAAAGCAGCAGCAGCCAGCCTTTATCGCTGGCACATATGGTGGCGGAGCTGGATGCCGCATTTCCAAGGCCGGTACAGGTGGTGGGCTGGTCTTTGGGCGGCGCGGTGGCCAGCAGTTGGGCAATGGCTGCGCCGGATAAAATCCGCTCGCTCAGCTTGATCGCCTCCACACCTTGTTTTATGCAGCGGGAAGACTGGCAGCACGCCATGGCCCCAGCCACGATGAGCCAGTTTGCCGCAAGTTTGGCCGCAGACTGGCAAGGCACTTTAAAACGTTTTATCAGCCTGCAAGTGCAAGGCGGCGCAGAGGCACGGGCGCTGGCAAAAACGCTGAGCCAGGAGTTATTCTTGCACGGCGAGCCAAGCCTTGCGGCATTGCAGGAAGGCCTGGCCATCTTGCGCGATACCGATTTACGCCAGCAAATAAACCAGCTGACATGCCCGGTTTTACTGCAGTTTGGCAACCGCGATACGCTCACTCCGCCGGGTGCAGGAGCATGGTTGGCAGAGGCTTTGCCCCACGCCGAGCTGATTGTTCACAGCGGCGCAGCCCACGTGCCGTTTGCTTCGCATCCGGATGATTTTATTGCGGCTCAGCGGCGGTTTTTGCTGGCGGGAATGTAG
- a CDS encoding molybdopterin-dependent oxidoreductase codes for MPVCRVYLLLVLLFSWPALALDAPAGKVILTLSGKVGEKNAGNTAVFDLAMLEKLPQQSYRTQTPWEALPVKFSGPYLRDVLAAAKASGNVIKAVAINDYKTDIPFSDTHRFDMILAHKMNGQAIPARTKGPLFIVYPYDTKPELQTKPYYDRSAWQVKSLVIE; via the coding sequence ATGCCTGTTTGCCGCGTATATCTGCTGCTGGTTTTGCTCTTTAGCTGGCCCGCGCTGGCGCTGGATGCCCCGGCAGGAAAGGTGATTCTGACTTTAAGCGGCAAGGTGGGGGAGAAAAACGCAGGCAATACCGCAGTATTTGATCTGGCCATGTTGGAAAAACTGCCGCAGCAAAGCTATCGCACCCAAACCCCGTGGGAAGCGCTGCCGGTTAAGTTTAGCGGCCCCTATTTACGCGATGTGCTGGCGGCGGCCAAGGCCAGTGGCAACGTGATTAAAGCCGTGGCGATTAATGATTACAAAACGGACATTCCTTTCAGTGACACACATCGGTTTGATATGATTTTGGCGCATAAAATGAATGGTCAGGCCATTCCTGCTCGCACTAAAGGGCCGTTATTTATTGTTTACCCTTACGATACAAAGCCAGAGCTGCAAACCAAGCCTTATTACGACCGTTCGGCGTGGCAAGTTAAATCACTGGTGATTGAATAG
- a CDS encoding ankyrin repeat domain-containing protein, translating to MRKLTQLIITSLAIAFSFSPWLLGWHLIMSFGQENGTLIRAQVQNLESVDVKKMIKIHDYGDLKSDGGFNPLSEVILYSKPDPEWLELIDDLVKSGAIVNEITSLHTPLQTAVYINNTEFIKSLIKHGADVNFPNCDGETPLAWASELGRKEAIIELLSAGASKEHKDKHGKTAINYTKNNEITNLLK from the coding sequence ATGCGCAAATTAACTCAATTAATAATTACGTCGCTTGCTATTGCATTTTCATTTTCTCCATGGCTGCTAGGCTGGCATCTCATTATGTCTTTTGGACAGGAAAATGGCACGCTTATACGTGCGCAAGTGCAAAACCTAGAGAGCGTTGATGTAAAAAAAATGATTAAAATACATGATTACGGAGACCTGAAATCGGATGGCGGGTTTAACCCATTGTCAGAAGTGATCTTATATTCAAAACCGGACCCTGAGTGGTTAGAATTAATTGATGACCTAGTTAAATCCGGCGCAATAGTTAATGAAATAACAAGCCTTCATACACCATTACAAACTGCTGTGTACATAAACAATACAGAGTTCATTAAATCATTGATTAAGCATGGTGCTGATGTCAATTTTCCTAACTGCGACGGCGAAACACCATTGGCGTGGGCATCAGAACTCGGCCGCAAAGAGGCCATTATCGAACTTCTCAGTGCCGGAGCCAGCAAAGAACACAAAGACAAGCATGGAAAAACGGCAATAAACTACACCAAAAATAATGAAATAACCAATCTATTAAAATAG